From one Trifolium pratense cultivar HEN17-A07 linkage group LG1, ARS_RC_1.1, whole genome shotgun sequence genomic stretch:
- the LOC123915054 gene encoding uncharacterized protein LOC123915054 → MKKIVFLFLSLLFCSTFHVSLSLIDGLVANGNFELGPKPTELKGTVVTGGKNSIPEWEISGLVEYIKSGQKQGDMLLVVPEGAYAVRLGNEASIKQRIKVIKGMYYSVTFMVARTCAQEERINISIAPDFGVIPIQTLYTSSGWDPIAYGFKAEYDVVEMVIHNPGVEEDPACGPLIDSVALRTLYPPRLTKNNILKNGGFEEGPYIIPNSSYGVIIPPNIEDDHSPLPGWMVESLKAVKYLDSDHFSVPEGTRAIELVAGKESAIAQVARTIPGKTYALSFSVGDASNSCEGSMIVEAFAGKNTIKVPYQSKGKGGFKRAVLKFVAVGIRTRVMFLSTFYSMRSDDLSSLCGPVIDDVKLLSVRKP, encoded by the exons ATGAAGAAGATAGTGTTCTTGTTTCTTTCCCTTCTCTTTTGTTCCACCTTCCAtgtctccctctccctcattgATG GGCTAGTGGCAAATGGAAATTTCGAGCTGGGTCCGAAACCAACAGAATTAAAAGGCACAGTCGTAACCGGCGGCAAAAACTCGATACCGGAATGGGAAATATCAGGACTAGTAGAATACATAAAATCAGGACAAAAACAAGGTGACATGTTGCTAGTTGTACCAGAAGGTGCATATGCAGTGAGATTAGGTAATGAAGCATCAATAAAACAAAGAATAAAAGTGATTAAAGGAATGTATTATTCAGTAACTTTTATGGTTGCACGTACATGTGCACAAGAAGAAAGAATTAATATATCTATTGCTCCTGATTTTGGTGTTATTCCAATACAAACATTGTATACAAGTAGTGGTTGGGATCCAATTGCTTATGGTTTTAAAGCTGAATATGATGTTGTGGAAATGGTTATTCATAATCCTGGTGTTGAGGAAGATCCTGCTTGTGGTCCTCTTATTGATTCTGTTGCCCTTAGGACTCTCTACCCTCCTAGACTTACTAAGA ACAACATATTAAAGAATGGTGGATTTGAAGAAGGACCTTACATAATCCCAAACTCATCATATGGAGTAATCATCCCACCAAACATAGAAGACGACCATTCACCCCTTCCGGGATGGATGGTAGAATCCTTAAAAGCCGTAAAATACTTAGACTCGGATCATTTCTCCGTCCCCGAAGGAACAAGAGCAATAGAATTAGTAGCCGGAAAAGAAAGTGCAATAGCACAAGTAGCTAGAACAATTCCAGGCAAAACTTATGCACTATCATTTTCAGTTGGTGATGCAAGTAATTCATGTGAAGGTTCAATGATTGTTGAAGCATTTGCTGGTAAAAACACAATTAAGGTACCTTATCAATCTAAAGGTAAAGGTGGATTCAAACGTGCTGTTCTTAAGTTTGTAGCTGTTGGGATAAGAACAAGGGTGATGTTTCTAAGTACTTTCTATAGTATGAGAAGTGATGATCTTTCTTCTCTTTGTGGTCCTGTTATTGATGATGTCAAGTTACTCAGCGTGCGGAAACCTTAA
- the LOC123893818 gene encoding uncharacterized protein LOC123893818, whose product MRNIIHNHEPFEFYDQWERELHRLDYGRIVWNNQSVRVYFEFNDTQKVMYGNDVSYLFVFERPTKVRLEYQIKNNIFSLSLIESSDDQDNASTVVLHGVQEDEPAQELQYVADDEIAENPQQFDQQPIL is encoded by the exons ATGCGGAATATTATTCACAATCACGAACCTTTTGAATTTTATGATCAATGGGAAAGAGAATTGCATCGCCTTGATTATGGTAGGATCGTATGGAACAATCAATCAGTACGTGTCTATTTTGAATTCAATGATACTCAAAAGGTTATGTATGGAAATGATGTTTCATActtatttgtatttgaaagaCCAACAAAAGTGCGTCTGGAATATCAAATTaagaataatatattttcattgAGTTTGATTGAATCGTCTGATGATCAGGATAATGCATCAACCGTAGTATTG CATGGAGTTCAAGAAGATGAACCTGCTCAAGAGCTTCAATATGTTGCTGATGATGAAATTGCTGAAAACCCTCAACAATTTGATCAACAACCAATCCTGTAA